One window of the Pedobacter ginsengisoli genome contains the following:
- a CDS encoding sensor histidine kinase gives MKLFTSYNSILSVITLTGLLIIGFLFYQTLGQYINRQIEDHLYEELLEVKDFAHVKNILPSPEGFDDVIVEYKKIHRLTNSHRSFADTNFYNPKKKHNESARYLKTQLVLNGQPYEILIISSKFERQEQIKSIILVILLPVIALLLILWLVNKILIRRMWSPFRQLLTNIKAFNINQEKVFEPIQTNIEEFKELNKAVLEVSLKVKSDYKEIKLFTENASHEMMTPLAVINSKLDTLLQSNSLGKEESEILSDLYKATSKLTKLNQSLLLLVKIDNNQLQAREEINLKTLIEEKLGYFQELIQKRNLNIQSELAEFIIYANRSLVEILVNNLFSNAIRHNYDGGSIRITLTEDNLEFSNTSTQMGLDPLKIFERFYKDNASDGTGLGLAILKQVCIRKNYQLSYCYQREQHHFKIVFKHSENKN, from the coding sequence ATGAAATTATTTACCAGTTACAACAGCATTTTATCTGTCATTACCCTTACAGGCCTCTTGATTATAGGATTCTTATTTTATCAAACATTAGGTCAATATATCAACAGGCAGATTGAGGACCACTTATATGAGGAGCTCCTGGAAGTAAAGGACTTTGCTCATGTTAAAAATATTCTGCCATCTCCCGAAGGTTTCGATGATGTAATCGTGGAGTATAAAAAAATACACAGGCTCACCAATAGCCACAGATCATTTGCCGACACGAATTTCTACAATCCTAAAAAAAAACACAATGAGTCTGCAAGGTACCTGAAAACACAATTGGTGCTGAACGGGCAACCTTACGAAATACTCATCATCTCCTCAAAATTTGAACGTCAGGAACAGATCAAAAGCATCATCCTGGTCATTTTATTACCTGTCATAGCGTTGTTATTGATTTTGTGGCTGGTCAACAAAATCCTGATCAGAAGAATGTGGTCGCCATTCAGACAATTATTAACAAACATCAAGGCATTTAACATTAATCAGGAGAAGGTTTTTGAGCCAATCCAAACCAATATTGAAGAATTTAAAGAACTGAACAAAGCTGTTCTTGAAGTATCCTTAAAGGTAAAATCGGACTATAAAGAGATCAAGCTGTTTACTGAAAATGCATCCCACGAAATGATGACGCCTCTTGCAGTGATCAACTCCAAACTTGACACCCTGCTGCAGTCCAATTCACTGGGGAAAGAAGAAAGTGAAATCCTGTCAGATCTGTATAAAGCCACCTCGAAACTAACAAAATTGAATCAGTCTCTTTTACTCCTGGTGAAAATTGACAACAATCAGCTCCAGGCCAGGGAAGAAATTAACCTTAAGACTTTAATTGAAGAGAAACTCGGTTACTTCCAGGAACTCATTCAAAAAAGGAATTTGAACATACAATCAGAACTCGCTGAATTTATCATTTATGCCAACCGCTCCTTAGTAGAGATTTTGGTGAATAATCTTTTCAGTAATGCCATAAGACATAATTACGACGGAGGGTCCATTCGGATTACATTGACCGAAGATAACCTTGAATTTTCCAACACCAGCACACAGATGGGCCTGGATCCTTTAAAAATCTTTGAACGATTTTATAAAGACAACGCCTCTGATGGTACAGGACTGGGACTGGCCATTTTGAAACAAGTATGTATAAGAAAGAATTATCAGTTGAGTTACTGCTATCAGCGGGAACAACACCACTTTAAGATTGTCTTTAAGCATTCCGAAAATAAAAATTAG
- a CDS encoding DUF3570 domain-containing protein encodes MRKIYLHVLMLFLGVLGANGQIKIKATPSDTSNYQSRKLKIDEINLVSAYYHQDGNNSAVTGGIGTEKLTDFANTFDLQLSKFNKAGNKNTFLFELGVDHYTSASSDKIDPGTISSASRADTRVYPSLNWTHNNEKTGNAIGFTGSFSTEYDYQSLGAGFNLTRLSKDKNTQFDFKLQAFLDTWKVILPVELRSETNPGNGRESKSEGSSPRNSFSAAFSLSQVINQKLQALIMVEPAYQKGLLATKYQRDYFTDGSLSAETLPDKRYKLPIAARLNYFASDQVIIRTYYRYFMDNWGIRAHTAEIEVPVKLTSFISLSPFYRYNKQTGSRYFAPYGQHDPSAAYFTSDYDLSTLDSDFYGAGIRLAPPHGVFGWQHLNMLELRYGHYSRSTGLVSNIITLNLKVK; translated from the coding sequence ATGAGAAAAATTTATCTGCATGTACTCATGCTGTTCCTCGGTGTATTAGGTGCCAACGGACAAATTAAAATTAAAGCCACTCCTTCCGACACGAGCAATTACCAAAGCAGAAAACTCAAAATTGATGAAATTAACCTGGTATCAGCATATTACCATCAGGATGGGAACAATTCGGCTGTAACGGGTGGTATAGGAACTGAAAAACTAACAGATTTTGCAAACACCTTCGATTTGCAGCTGTCTAAATTCAACAAAGCAGGGAATAAAAACACTTTTCTGTTTGAACTCGGTGTAGACCATTACACTTCTGCTTCATCGGATAAAATAGATCCAGGCACCATCTCTTCTGCCTCCAGGGCAGACACGCGTGTCTACCCTTCGCTAAACTGGACACACAATAATGAAAAAACAGGGAATGCTATTGGCTTTACAGGATCCTTTTCAACAGAATATGACTACCAATCCTTAGGTGCAGGATTTAACCTTACTCGTTTATCAAAAGATAAAAATACGCAGTTTGATTTCAAACTGCAGGCATTTTTGGATACCTGGAAAGTCATCCTACCCGTTGAACTGAGATCTGAAACCAATCCAGGCAATGGCAGGGAATCAAAAAGTGAGGGATCAAGTCCAAGAAATTCATTCAGTGCCGCTTTCTCTCTTTCCCAGGTCATCAACCAAAAGCTGCAGGCACTGATCATGGTCGAGCCAGCTTACCAGAAAGGTTTACTGGCCACCAAATACCAGCGCGACTATTTTACGGATGGCTCTTTAAGCGCAGAAACCTTGCCCGACAAGCGTTATAAGCTACCTATTGCAGCCCGGTTAAATTACTTTGCGAGTGATCAGGTCATCATCCGAACTTATTACAGATATTTCATGGATAACTGGGGCATCAGGGCCCATACTGCCGAAATAGAAGTTCCTGTAAAACTAACCTCATTTATCTCTTTAAGTCCTTTTTATCGTTATAACAAGCAAACCGGATCACGCTATTTCGCTCCCTATGGCCAACATGATCCTTCCGCTGCCTATTTTACCAGTGATTATGACCTATCTACTCTGGACAGTGATTTCTATGGCGCAGGGATACGCCTGGCCCCACCCCATGGAGTATTTGGCTGGCAACATCTTAACATGCTAGAACTGAGATACGGACATTACAGCAGATCTACAGGACTGGTTTCTAACATTATTACCTTAAATTTAAAAGTAAAATAA
- a CDS encoding transposase produces the protein MREKKLSLIKYFIGIDVSKATFNYCIRYGGGSIINGKVSNNIESIKEFVSSLKEISGFKMGSAVFGMEVTGVYGLVLMNTLIKLRGKVVVEPAMRIKNSLGIIRGKNDKLDAARIARYLIKNLPELKLWLPRRKIIDELSSLSTLRERMVRISGMMTTPLNEDDGFIDEKISLTNIRLCNQSIKDVNELVKNIEQKIKALWTEDDSCNRLMKVMLSVMGIGDVIALQMLIHTNEFKSITTARTFASYCGVAPFTYDSGTSVKKTARVSPVANKKIKSLLHNAVRTCIGFDPEIRAYYKRRVEVDKKNKMSIINAIKFKLICRVFACVRHDRYYEKGYVSKAPELVNKISSSNHL, from the coding sequence ATGAGAGAAAAGAAGCTTAGCCTTATCAAATATTTCATAGGCATAGACGTCTCTAAGGCGACATTTAATTACTGTATACGTTATGGAGGAGGAAGTATTATAAACGGAAAGGTTTCCAATAATATTGAATCTATTAAAGAATTTGTGTCAAGCCTTAAGGAGATTTCCGGATTTAAAATGGGCAGTGCTGTTTTCGGCATGGAGGTTACCGGAGTATATGGTTTAGTACTGATGAACACGTTAATAAAATTAAGGGGTAAAGTTGTCGTTGAACCCGCGATGCGGATAAAAAACTCCCTTGGTATCATACGGGGTAAAAATGATAAACTAGATGCAGCCAGGATTGCTCGCTATCTCATCAAAAACCTTCCTGAACTAAAATTGTGGTTGCCGCGACGGAAAATAATAGATGAGTTGAGCAGCCTGTCAACATTACGGGAGAGGATGGTAAGGATCAGCGGAATGATGACCACGCCTTTGAATGAGGATGATGGATTTATAGATGAAAAAATCTCCCTGACAAACATTCGACTCTGTAACCAATCCATAAAAGATGTCAATGAATTGGTGAAAAACATTGAACAAAAGATTAAAGCACTCTGGACAGAGGATGATAGTTGCAATCGGTTGATGAAAGTAATGCTTTCTGTAATGGGGATAGGTGATGTAATCGCTTTACAGATGCTCATTCACACCAATGAGTTTAAATCGATAACAACAGCAAGAACTTTTGCGTCCTACTGCGGAGTAGCTCCATTTACATATGATTCGGGAACGAGCGTAAAGAAAACTGCTCGTGTATCACCTGTTGCTAACAAAAAAATTAAATCCTTGCTGCATAATGCAGTTAGAACTTGTATTGGATTTGATCCAGAAATCAGAGCCTATTATAAAAGGCGTGTGGAAGTGGATAAAAAGAATAAGATGTCCATCATAAACGCCATCAAGTTCAAGTTAATCTGCCGGGTATTCGCCTGCGTCAGACATGATAGGTATTATGAAAAGGGATATGTTTCTAAAGCACCTGAATTAGTCAATAAAATTAGCTCTTCAAATCATCTATAG
- a CDS encoding cation-translocating P-type ATPase, with protein sequence MPANNFNIPGLSKQEVIASRSKNGDNRLTSKKEYALIDAIKNLAKEPMVILLMAAAVIYLISGQSSDAIFLASAVILVAAISLYQDSRSRNALDKLKTYSQPHCKVIRDGQTTEIKSEEIVIGDYLIIEEGTSVTADGSIVHSNDFSVNESILTGESFVVYKDKDSTDHEVFQGTTVASGLAIAVVTAIGNGTKLGKIGKSLEDIKEEKTPLEIQINNFIKKMVVAGAAVFCIVWGINYFNSLDVLDSLLKALTLAMSILPEEIPVAFATFMALGAWRMMQMGVVVKQMKTVETLGSATVICTDKTGTITENKMSLARLYLLASDKIAAPDQDLNDAEKALIRMGMWASEPIPFDPMEVALHHGYAETTFSDERPDYKMVHEYPLGGKPPMMTHIFENKSGIRIIAAKGAPEALIAVSELEAFEKEKITMAVNSLASQGYRVLAVGQSDYTGSQFPDQQQKFKFKFIGMLAFYDPPKQHIEQVLKDFYQAGIAVKIITGDNAATTTAIARQIGFKGYEKSISGDELMKMPEKELQRTVMQMNIFSRMFPDAKLKIINALKSNNEIVAMTGDGVNDGPALKAAHIGIAMGKRGTEIARQAASLILLEDDLAKMVTAIAMGRRIYTNLKKAIQYIISIHIPIILTVFIPLALGWVYPNIFSPIHIIFLELVMGPTCSIIYEHEPIEQNTMLQKPRPFSTTFFSSKELTTSILQGSMITAGTLFIYQFAVEHGYSEGLTRSMVFTCLIAANVLLTLVNRSFYYSLLTTINYKNNLVFLIIMITILISGAILYIKPLTVFFGFQSLSLIQLSLSIGIGFLSVIWYEFVKWKKRLQSVT encoded by the coding sequence ATGCCTGCAAACAACTTTAATATCCCCGGATTATCGAAGCAAGAAGTGATTGCCTCAAGATCAAAAAATGGCGATAACCGTTTAACCTCTAAAAAGGAGTATGCGCTTATAGATGCCATTAAAAACCTGGCAAAAGAACCAATGGTTATTTTACTGATGGCGGCCGCGGTTATTTACCTCATTAGCGGTCAATCGTCAGATGCCATTTTTCTGGCATCAGCAGTTATTTTAGTAGCGGCTATTTCACTTTATCAGGACTCCAGAAGCAGAAATGCTTTGGATAAACTGAAAACCTACAGTCAGCCACATTGCAAGGTCATCAGGGATGGTCAGACCACCGAGATTAAAAGTGAAGAAATTGTAATCGGTGATTATCTGATCATTGAAGAAGGTACCTCTGTTACCGCCGATGGCAGTATTGTTCATTCTAATGACTTCTCTGTAAACGAGTCTATACTTACCGGGGAATCCTTTGTGGTATATAAAGACAAAGACAGTACCGATCACGAGGTTTTCCAGGGCACCACTGTAGCCAGCGGGCTGGCCATAGCAGTGGTCACAGCGATTGGAAATGGTACCAAATTGGGAAAAATTGGTAAAAGTCTGGAAGATATCAAAGAAGAAAAGACACCACTAGAAATTCAAATCAACAATTTTATCAAAAAAATGGTGGTTGCCGGAGCAGCCGTTTTTTGCATCGTATGGGGCATTAATTACTTTAATTCCCTCGATGTACTGGATAGCCTGTTAAAGGCACTTACCCTTGCCATGAGTATATTGCCAGAGGAAATACCGGTGGCCTTCGCTACTTTTATGGCACTGGGGGCATGGCGCATGATGCAAATGGGGGTCGTGGTCAAACAGATGAAAACCGTAGAAACGCTGGGCAGTGCGACGGTAATCTGCACAGACAAAACCGGAACAATCACCGAAAACAAAATGAGTCTTGCCAGACTATATCTGTTAGCATCCGATAAAATAGCAGCTCCTGACCAGGACCTTAATGATGCAGAAAAAGCCCTGATCCGAATGGGGATGTGGGCCAGTGAACCTATTCCATTCGATCCAATGGAAGTCGCCTTACACCATGGTTATGCTGAAACTACATTCTCCGATGAACGCCCGGACTATAAAATGGTTCATGAATATCCTTTAGGTGGAAAACCGCCCATGATGACCCACATATTTGAAAATAAAAGCGGGATACGGATCATCGCAGCTAAGGGCGCCCCTGAAGCCCTGATTGCGGTATCGGAACTTGAGGCTTTTGAAAAAGAAAAGATTACAATGGCTGTTAACTCACTTGCCTCACAGGGATACCGCGTCCTGGCAGTAGGCCAATCGGATTATACGGGATCTCAGTTTCCGGATCAGCAGCAAAAATTTAAGTTTAAATTCATCGGTATGCTGGCCTTTTATGATCCGCCCAAACAACACATTGAGCAAGTATTAAAGGATTTCTACCAGGCTGGAATTGCCGTTAAAATCATCACCGGGGATAATGCGGCAACCACCACCGCTATTGCCAGACAAATCGGGTTCAAAGGGTACGAAAAAAGCATCAGCGGTGATGAGCTTATGAAAATGCCGGAAAAAGAACTTCAGCGCACTGTAATGCAAATGAACATATTTTCCAGGATGTTTCCGGATGCGAAGCTCAAAATCATTAACGCCTTAAAATCAAACAATGAAATCGTTGCCATGACCGGTGATGGAGTAAATGACGGTCCTGCCCTGAAAGCCGCACATATTGGGATTGCAATGGGAAAAAGAGGCACAGAAATCGCCAGGCAAGCCGCTTCATTGATCCTGCTGGAAGATGACCTGGCCAAAATGGTAACTGCTATAGCAATGGGCAGAAGAATCTACACCAACCTGAAGAAAGCAATTCAATATATCATCTCTATTCATATCCCTATTATACTCACAGTATTCATCCCATTAGCCCTGGGCTGGGTTTATCCAAATATCTTCTCCCCCATTCACATTATATTCCTGGAACTGGTAATGGGACCAACCTGTTCCATTATTTATGAACATGAACCGATAGAGCAAAACACCATGCTTCAGAAACCGCGTCCTTTTTCTACCACATTTTTCAGCAGCAAAGAGTTGACTACAAGCATCTTGCAGGGATCAATGATCACCGCAGGAACCCTTTTCATCTATCAATTTGCTGTTGAACATGGTTATAGCGAAGGCCTCACAAGATCCATGGTATTTACCTGTTTAATCGCGGCAAATGTATTACTCACTCTGGTTAACAGATCTTTCTATTATTCTCTACTTACTACCATAAATTACAAAAACAACCTGGTATTTCTCATAATTATGATCACTATACTTATTTCAGGTGCTATTCTCTACATCAAACCATTAACAGTATTCTTTGGATTTCAGTCACTTAGCTTAATCCAGCTGTCCCTTAGTATCGGCATCGGATTCTTATCCGTAATCTGGTATGAATTTGTTAAGTGGAAAAAGAGGCTTCAGTCGGTAACATAA
- a CDS encoding DUF4266 domain-containing protein: MTLSSRPAQKFEQSFQLYREGGSGANGGKSGGGCGCN; encoded by the coding sequence ATGACCTTATCGTCAAGACCAGCTCAGAAATTTGAACAAAGTTTCCAGCTCTACCGGGAAGGCGGATCGGGTGCCAATGGCGGAAAAAGTGGTGGTGGTTGTGGTTGTAATTAG
- a CDS encoding HEPN domain-containing protein — MTETPDHTYYGVWFLPEEQKKVQGYVRVTNFIIELHLTDPDGRQLTNKRHDSIDMENYPIIHGIGSYNERITLYQCSGFSGSFDVKIMLYGDQFYKPFDEQKFQILGVHVPLFDKWISAESFKRDIINTGFSITYNAPEEIECILNEEVKIHIQFECFLPTTENKNKINLHEFSLVHFVCLNKEGLALAQFFKYILHFQQLVSFLSRDGANVSAVRVYTDEKGFQQNKFLGTMVYGAIPFNKFEYSSSDHLHKFLITKNDIGTNLSSFFKKWFELANNAQHILNLVFHDYFHRGAFTENNFLNLIRVLEIYDAFKSPGTVMPEKDFKNKLDEIIAGVPEIYKKEVKEYLQYKNEFTLDHRLKRLVARTMNFHISFDYKYDSQFIIKVKNSRNYYTHYNSKRKKNVAFGDELMHLTESCRVLINYLLLKDLEVPESALVKRFEYYIESSFYSNYYL, encoded by the coding sequence ATGACTGAAACACCAGATCACACCTATTATGGCGTATGGTTCCTGCCTGAGGAGCAAAAAAAAGTGCAAGGATATGTTCGTGTAACTAACTTCATAATTGAATTGCACCTCACTGATCCAGATGGTAGGCAACTAACCAATAAGCGGCACGATAGTATCGATATGGAGAATTACCCGATTATCCATGGCATAGGTAGCTATAATGAAAGGATAACATTATACCAATGCAGTGGTTTTTCAGGTTCCTTTGATGTGAAAATTATGCTTTATGGTGATCAGTTCTACAAACCATTTGATGAGCAGAAATTTCAAATTCTGGGAGTTCATGTTCCACTCTTTGACAAATGGATTAGTGCTGAAAGCTTCAAAAGGGATATAATTAATACAGGATTTTCCATCACCTATAACGCGCCCGAAGAGATTGAGTGTATCCTTAACGAAGAGGTCAAAATACATATCCAATTTGAGTGTTTCCTCCCCACAACAGAAAACAAGAACAAAATTAATCTGCATGAATTTTCGCTTGTACATTTTGTCTGCCTGAATAAGGAGGGGTTAGCATTGGCTCAATTTTTCAAGTATATTCTGCATTTCCAGCAACTCGTTTCTTTTTTGTCTAGGGATGGAGCCAATGTTTCAGCTGTGCGTGTTTATACGGATGAAAAGGGATTCCAACAAAATAAGTTCTTGGGTACGATGGTTTATGGGGCAATTCCTTTTAACAAGTTTGAGTATTCTTCGAGTGATCATCTGCACAAGTTTCTGATCACTAAAAATGATATTGGAACTAATTTATCTTCGTTTTTTAAAAAATGGTTTGAATTAGCCAATAATGCTCAGCACATTCTTAATCTTGTTTTTCATGATTACTTTCATAGAGGCGCTTTTACAGAAAATAATTTTTTAAATCTGATCCGTGTTCTAGAAATTTATGATGCGTTTAAGTCTCCAGGCACAGTTATGCCGGAAAAGGATTTCAAAAACAAACTTGATGAAATTATAGCCGGTGTCCCCGAGATCTATAAAAAGGAGGTGAAAGAATATCTGCAATACAAAAACGAATTTACCTTAGATCATAGATTGAAAAGGTTGGTAGCCAGGACCATGAATTTCCATATCAGTTTTGACTATAAATATGATTCGCAGTTTATCATTAAAGTAAAGAATTCAAGGAATTATTATACACACTATAATTCAAAGCGCAAAAAAAATGTAGCTTTTGGAGATGAACTCATGCATTTAACAGAATCTTGTAGAGTATTGATCAATTATTTGCTTCTTAAAGATCTAGAGGTTCCTGAATCGGCATTAGTCAAACGATTTGAATATTATATCGAAAGTTCTTTTTATTCAAACTATTACCTCTGA
- a CDS encoding VIT family protein, with the protein MEVKHRMEIEEHYTNRSGWLRAAVLGANDGILSTTSLAIGIAAASTTREPIVLAALAGLVAGALSMAAGEYVSVSSQSDIEVADLTREKGELENTPDAELQELANIYRQRGLDENLAKQVAVQLTAHDALGAHAKDELGINEITQAKPMQAALASAASFIIGGLLPLLVSIFAPIKLMLIYQYGFSIVFLGLSALVAAKAGGSSRGKAVLRICFWGTAAMVMTALVGYLFGVKTT; encoded by the coding sequence ATGGAGGTAAAACATCGTATGGAAATTGAGGAACATTATACCAACAGAAGCGGCTGGTTAAGGGCTGCAGTTTTAGGGGCAAACGACGGCATCCTTTCTACTACAAGTCTGGCAATAGGGATTGCAGCAGCAAGTACCACACGGGAACCGATTGTTCTTGCTGCACTGGCAGGACTGGTAGCAGGAGCATTATCCATGGCTGCAGGGGAATATGTTTCAGTAAGCTCACAATCGGACATCGAGGTCGCTGACCTGACGAGAGAAAAAGGAGAGCTGGAGAATACACCGGATGCGGAACTACAGGAGCTGGCCAATATTTATCGCCAAAGAGGCCTGGATGAAAACCTGGCCAAGCAAGTGGCAGTCCAACTCACTGCCCATGATGCCCTGGGGGCGCATGCTAAGGATGAACTGGGTATTAACGAGATCACCCAGGCGAAACCGATGCAGGCAGCATTAGCCTCAGCAGCTTCCTTCATCATTGGTGGCTTGCTCCCGTTGCTGGTTTCGATATTTGCACCAATAAAACTGATGCTCATTTACCAATATGGCTTTTCTATAGTATTCCTGGGCTTGTCAGCATTGGTTGCGGCAAAAGCAGGTGGTTCTAGCCGGGGAAAGGCCGTCCTGAGAATTTGCTTTTGGGGAACGGCAGCCATGGTCATGACCGCATTGGTTGGCTATCTTTTTGGGGTAAAAACCACCTGA
- a CDS encoding cytochrome b/b6 domain-containing protein → MAIIEPLRKDIDDPSDIKKHSASVRVWHWLNLLIVSGSLLTVLLNSTLLDVKGNTSYVQQQLQESGVSVTPGQAKSVAHGLEDKVWGIHIYFGYALVAILLFRLIAEIFQPRKQKFFSSLNSAYQTYRRHSKKSNLALHDLTVKALYLIFYLLLIIMGVTGLSMAFDQELGISKGTSHSIKEFHGFCMYLILIFIGVHIAGVLLAERKENKGVVSDMINGGKTSYGN, encoded by the coding sequence ATGGCTATTATCGAACCGCTAAGAAAAGATATTGACGACCCATCTGATATCAAAAAACATAGTGCCTCTGTTAGGGTATGGCATTGGCTGAACCTGCTAATCGTTAGCGGATCATTATTAACAGTCTTGTTAAATTCAACCTTGTTAGATGTAAAAGGCAATACAAGCTATGTACAACAACAATTGCAGGAATCCGGTGTTTCTGTAACCCCCGGGCAAGCTAAAAGCGTAGCCCATGGCCTTGAAGACAAGGTTTGGGGCATCCATATCTATTTTGGTTACGCCCTGGTCGCAATATTGTTGTTCAGGTTAATTGCTGAAATTTTTCAACCTCGTAAACAAAAATTTTTCAGCAGCTTGAACAGTGCATATCAGACTTATCGCAGGCACAGTAAAAAATCCAATCTGGCTTTGCACGATCTTACCGTTAAAGCACTATACCTTATTTTCTACCTGCTGTTAATTATTATGGGCGTTACAGGACTGTCTATGGCATTTGATCAGGAACTGGGTATCAGCAAGGGGACAAGCCACAGCATCAAAGAATTTCATGGTTTCTGTATGTATTTGATCCTGATCTTTATTGGAGTACACATTGCAGGGGTATTACTGGCTGAAAGAAAAGAAAACAAGGGCGTCGTATCAGACATGATCAATGGAGGTAAAACATCGTATGGAAATTGA
- a CDS encoding FAD:protein FMN transferase, protein MRIKESCQRILKLMGNRFEFTVIAEDEAAGQKAIDAAIAEVRRIEALFSTFRDSSQTSLINQHAGIKPIKVDKEVVSLIQRAIKISDITQGAFDITYGSIDKSLWNFDINMTSLPEVETALQSVSLINYQNVIIDTENSTIMLKNKGMRIGFGGIGKGYAADRAKLVLQNMGIKAGIVNAAGDLVTWGMQLNDRPWTIGIADPNQSNLPFSSLNISNMAIATSGNYEKYATINGKKYSHTIDPKTGLPVSGIKSVSILCPSAELADALATPVVVMGVEVGLDLINQLQHVACIIIDDFDRLYTSKNINVKQ, encoded by the coding sequence ATGAGAATCAAAGAATCCTGTCAGCGCATATTGAAGCTAATGGGCAATCGGTTTGAGTTCACGGTGATTGCTGAGGATGAAGCTGCCGGCCAAAAGGCAATTGATGCAGCTATAGCAGAGGTGAGACGGATTGAAGCGCTGTTCAGCACTTTCAGAGACAGCAGTCAGACCAGCCTGATCAATCAGCATGCGGGTATAAAACCCATAAAGGTAGATAAAGAGGTGGTTTCCCTTATTCAGCGAGCCATAAAAATATCGGATATTACCCAGGGCGCTTTTGACATTACTTATGGTTCTATTGATAAAAGCCTGTGGAATTTTGACATCAACATGACCTCGCTTCCGGAGGTTGAAACTGCGCTTCAATCGGTAAGTCTGATCAACTATCAAAACGTAATAATAGACACAGAAAATTCGACAATAATGTTGAAAAACAAGGGTATGCGCATTGGATTTGGCGGTATTGGCAAAGGGTATGCCGCAGACCGGGCCAAGCTTGTTTTGCAAAATATGGGTATCAAAGCTGGAATTGTTAATGCCGCGGGTGACCTGGTGACCTGGGGCATGCAGTTAAACGATAGGCCCTGGACCATAGGCATCGCTGACCCGAACCAAAGCAACCTTCCCTTCTCTTCATTAAACATCAGCAACATGGCCATTGCAACATCTGGCAATTATGAAAAATATGCTACCATTAATGGCAAAAAATATTCGCATACCATTGATCCTAAGACCGGTCTTCCGGTTAGCGGAATCAAAAGTGTAAGTATCCTTTGTCCGAGCGCTGAATTGGCTGATGCCCTGGCCACACCAGTAGTGGTAATGGGCGTTGAGGTAGGTCTTGATCTGATCAACCAGTTGCAACATGTCGCATGCATCATTATAGATGATTTTGACCGTTTGTATACTTCCAAAAATATTAATGTAAAACAATGA
- a CDS encoding thioredoxin family protein has product MKILLITLLSFVPASLIWNGNFNEAQQQAKAGHQQILINFSGSDWCGPCIRLRKEIFESETFENYAKPHLVLVRADFPRQKKNQLSAAQIEQNEALAEKYNPDGKFPYTLLVNEDGKVLKSWDGYPNESPEKFVQEIKTTVSGN; this is encoded by the coding sequence ATGAAAATATTACTAATTACACTATTATCATTTGTTCCAGCTTCCTTAATCTGGAATGGCAATTTCAATGAGGCACAGCAGCAGGCTAAAGCCGGTCATCAACAGATCTTAATCAATTTTTCAGGATCTGACTGGTGTGGTCCATGCATTCGTTTAAGAAAAGAGATCTTCGAATCCGAAACCTTTGAGAATTATGCCAAACCACATTTGGTACTGGTGCGCGCAGATTTCCCCCGTCAAAAAAAGAATCAGTTGTCTGCAGCACAAATTGAACAAAATGAGGCACTGGCAGAAAAATATAACCCGGACGGTAAATTTCCTTATACCCTGCTGGTGAACGAAGATGGAAAAGTCTTAAAATCCTGGGATGGCTATCCAAATGAAAGTCCTGAAAAGTTTGTTCAGGAAATCAAAACCACAGTATCCGGTAATTAA